One genomic segment of Ignavibacteriota bacterium includes these proteins:
- a CDS encoding ammonia-forming cytochrome c nitrite reductase subunit c552, with protein MLKKITITMLLFFLSFGMINSQTLEVKPYGLSDRSIVADTNDIFTVKYNGLSNVGVGTTVYLAGEAVDTNFTSPAWNIVTKPSGSTVAILGNQDLSDTKKAISLVLDLEGTYVVEFTDGGMTSSITLNAAKFVGMPATGLSCGTCHTAEKASWMETGHANTVKPYTDDPAGHFANRCMSCHTTGYDAAASNDGFDDFEFVFPAALAEGNYDALVAAYPNAMQRANVQCEACHGPGSAHNGVVADSKMVSEASSATCAYCHDAGTHHAIPALFTEAGLDATEYDGRGFHGGHTVGAFVSSTNRDGCSPCHSGAGYVQWIKEGRPVDALGLPAKTAVRPDPTNFTCVTCHDPHSAENPYQLRATETVLGDGTVLSFEKFGTGAQCMDCHRSRRQASTYAEDIKNGSAHFGAHHGPQADMLLGKNAPNYGVDFPSSPHAIAGGNACVDCHMAGESAFDAEGNLLKFGGHTFNMNNEEGEDNVEACEPCHGNVGETFKEKKYYINGSADLDGDGTAEGLQEEVHGLLEELATYLPKNADGVVLIQSTADFTTAADDSLTPRIMRAGYVYFFVEEDRSLGVHNPQFTIAMLKTAISDMKGELVDVNEFTNSVPTDYKLSQNYPNPFNPTTVINFSIPEATNVKITVFDAIGREVSVLVNKQMNAGNYNVDWNAANNAAGIYFYRIETSNYVSTKKMVLLK; from the coding sequence ATGCTCAAAAAAATAACTATAACAATGCTGCTTTTCTTCCTTTCTTTTGGAATGATAAACAGCCAAACACTTGAGGTAAAACCATATGGTTTATCTGACCGAAGTATAGTTGCAGATACCAATGATATTTTTACAGTAAAATATAATGGTTTATCGAACGTTGGTGTTGGAACAACAGTTTACTTAGCTGGCGAAGCAGTTGATACAAATTTCACAAGCCCGGCTTGGAATATTGTTACAAAACCAAGTGGTTCAACAGTTGCTATTTTAGGAAATCAAGATTTAAGCGATACTAAAAAAGCAATTTCTTTAGTTCTTGATTTGGAAGGAACTTATGTAGTTGAGTTTACTGATGGCGGTATGACAAGTTCAATTACATTAAATGCTGCAAAATTTGTTGGTATGCCTGCAACTGGTTTATCATGCGGAACGTGCCACACTGCTGAAAAAGCAAGCTGGATGGAAACTGGTCATGCTAATACAGTTAAACCATATACTGATGATCCTGCAGGACATTTTGCAAATAGATGTATGAGCTGCCATACAACAGGTTATGATGCAGCCGCTTCAAATGATGGTTTTGACGATTTTGAATTTGTTTTCCCTGCAGCTTTAGCTGAAGGAAATTATGATGCATTGGTCGCAGCTTATCCAAATGCAATGCAGAGAGCAAATGTTCAATGCGAAGCTTGTCACGGACCAGGAAGTGCTCATAATGGTGTTGTTGCAGATAGCAAAATGGTTTCAGAAGCATCAAGTGCAACTTGTGCATATTGCCACGATGCAGGTACACATCACGCAATTCCAGCATTATTTACAGAAGCTGGTTTAGATGCAACTGAATATGATGGTCGTGGATTCCATGGCGGACATACAGTTGGTGCATTTGTAAGTTCTACAAATAGAGATGGATGTTCACCTTGCCATAGCGGTGCAGGATATGTTCAATGGATTAAAGAAGGAAGACCAGTTGACGCTTTAGGCTTACCAGCTAAAACTGCTGTTAGACCTGATCCAACAAATTTTACTTGCGTAACTTGCCATGATCCTCATAGTGCAGAAAATCCATATCAATTAAGAGCTACTGAAACAGTTTTAGGTGATGGAACTGTTTTATCATTTGAAAAATTTGGAACAGGTGCTCAATGTATGGATTGCCACAGAAGTAGAAGACAAGCATCTACTTATGCTGAAGACATAAAAAATGGCAGTGCACATTTTGGTGCTCATCATGGACCGCAAGCTGATATGCTTTTAGGTAAAAATGCACCTAATTATGGTGTTGATTTTCCAAGTTCACCACACGCAATTGCCGGCGGAAATGCTTGCGTTGATTGTCATATGGCTGGTGAAAGCGCATTTGATGCCGAAGGTAATTTGTTAAAATTCGGCGGACATACATTTAACATGAATAATGAAGAAGGTGAAGATAATGTTGAAGCTTGCGAACCTTGTCATGGAAATGTTGGAGAAACTTTCAAAGAGAAAAAATATTATATCAATGGAAGCGCAGATTTAGATGGTGACGGAACTGCAGAAGGTCTTCAAGAAGAAGTTCACGGTTTATTGGAAGAATTAGCAACATATTTGCCTAAAAATGCAGACGGCGTAGTTTTAATTCAATCAACTGCTGATTTTACAACCGCTGCTGATGATAGTTTAACTCCAAGAATTATGAGAGCCGGTTATGTTTATTTCTTTGTTGAAGAAGACAGAAGTCTTGGTGTTCACAATCCTCAATTTACAATTGCAATGTTAAAAACTGCAATTTCTGATATGAAGGGTGAACTTGTTGATGTTAACGAATTCACTAATAGTGTACCAACAGATTATAAATTATCACAAAATTATCCAAATCCATTTAACCCAACTACAGTAATTAATTTCTCAATTCCTGAAGCAACAAATGTTAAAATTACAGTATTTGATGCAATTGGCAGAGAAGTTTCAGTTTTAGTTAACAAACAAATGAATGCCGGAAATTACAATGTTGATTGGAATGCAGCAAATAATGCCGCTGGTATTTATTTCTACAGAATTGAAACAAGTAATTATGTTTCTACAAAGAAAATGGTATTACTCAAGTAA
- a CDS encoding response regulator, with protein MLIISNDDQIYNSLENLSKEFGCDYSIFKNSKDPLDIVSEVLSKNSTLVILDDDFIAPNSIRLLETIKKVNPKLSIIFITSNLSIELGRAINNIGVTFYLIKPIDTLNLREFINSVRTQNQNLLY; from the coding sequence ATGTTAATAATATCAAACGATGATCAAATTTACAATTCTTTAGAAAATTTATCTAAAGAGTTTGGATGTGATTATAGTATTTTCAAAAACTCGAAAGATCCGTTAGATATTGTTTCAGAAGTGTTAAGTAAAAATTCTACTTTAGTTATTTTGGATGACGATTTTATAGCACCAAATTCTATCAGATTACTCGAGACTATTAAAAAAGTAAATCCAAAACTTTCTATAATTTTTATAACATCCAACTTAAGTATTGAATTAGGAAGAGCAATAAATAATATAGGCGTAACATTTTATTTAATTAAACCGATTGATACGCTCAATTTAAGAGAATTTATTAATTCAGTAAGAACCCAAAATCAAAATTTACTTTACTAA
- a CDS encoding HAMP domain-containing histidine kinase, translating to MFPTIKTKFIALSIIIIILSIGIPVGFLLNQFSKNFHDRSVIMVGAAIDLMIFGLNNSMMKGDEKNVQNIVEQIGQNKSVEHIRILNSDGTIKYAIHKEEIGKKIDVVEPGHLKSKLSDIVKRNISLNEKTNTYTAIQRIKMEERCQTCHNNDKVISYLDVDTDLTKAEVNFYTGSFHMIFFGLLLIFVLAFSFYIIFNKYINKPLNNFILALGEVEKGNLSLNLPASGKDEFSILHYHYNRMVNELKYSRGQIEEMHFEQLQRADKMVTLGELTASMAHDINNHSAIIMSRADYLVYEAENNKLLSKYIDDLNVVNNQIEKISKITGNILKHSKKSAKTFSSFDLDKLVENSIEMLEPLIKKRKVVLLKEIEISEAIIFGDPNQIEQVVLNLVSNSLDALRANGKIIIKINLSENNKIQLIVNDNGTGIDATSIEKIFSPFYTNKESGKGTGLGLYIVQNICKNHNAEIKCESKINKGTTFIITFLGENNV from the coding sequence ATGTTTCCTACGATAAAAACAAAGTTTATTGCACTTTCAATAATTATAATTATTCTAAGTATTGGAATTCCGGTTGGATTTTTATTAAATCAGTTTAGCAAAAATTTTCACGACAGATCCGTAATTATGGTTGGGGCAGCAATTGATTTAATGATTTTTGGACTCAACAATTCCATGATGAAAGGCGATGAAAAAAATGTTCAAAATATTGTTGAGCAAATTGGACAAAATAAATCTGTGGAACACATAAGAATTTTAAACAGCGATGGAACAATTAAATATGCAATTCATAAAGAAGAAATTGGAAAGAAAATTGATGTTGTTGAACCCGGGCATTTGAAATCAAAATTATCTGATATTGTAAAAAGAAATATTTCTCTTAACGAAAAAACAAATACATATACTGCAATTCAACGTATTAAAATGGAAGAAAGATGCCAAACATGCCATAACAATGATAAAGTAATTTCTTATCTTGATGTTGATACGGATTTAACAAAAGCCGAAGTTAATTTTTATACCGGTTCTTTTCACATGATATTTTTTGGCTTGCTGCTAATTTTTGTATTAGCATTTTCATTTTATATAATTTTTAATAAATATATAAACAAGCCTTTGAATAATTTTATTTTAGCATTGGGAGAAGTTGAAAAAGGTAATTTAAGTTTAAATTTACCAGCTTCCGGAAAAGACGAATTTTCGATTTTACATTATCATTACAATAGAATGGTAAATGAACTTAAATATTCGCGCGGACAAATTGAAGAAATGCATTTTGAACAATTGCAGAGAGCCGATAAAATGGTAACACTCGGCGAGCTTACTGCATCAATGGCGCATGATATAAATAATCATTCTGCAATAATTATGTCACGAGCAGATTATTTAGTTTACGAAGCCGAGAATAATAAACTATTATCAAAATACATTGATGATTTAAATGTGGTAAATAATCAAATTGAAAAAATTTCTAAAATTACCGGAAATATTTTAAAGCATAGTAAAAAATCGGCAAAAACATTTTCAAGTTTTGATTTAGATAAATTAGTAGAAAATAGCATTGAAATGCTTGAGCCGTTAATCAAAAAAAGAAAAGTTGTTTTGTTAAAAGAAATAGAAATTTCTGAAGCAATAATTTTTGGAGATCCTAATCAAATTGAGCAGGTTGTTCTTAATTTAGTAAGTAATTCACTTGATGCGTTAAGAGCAAATGGAAAAATAATTATTAAAATTAATTTATCGGAAAATAATAAAATTCAATTAATTGTTAATGACAACGGAACCGGAATAGATGCGACATCAATAGAAAAAATATTTTCGCCTTTCTACACAAATAAAGAATCCGGAAAGGGAACAGGTTTAGGTTTATACATTGTACAAAATATTTGTAAAAATCATAATGCAGAAATAAAATGTGAAAGTAAAATTAATAAAGGCACCACTTTCATAATAACATTTTTGGGGGAAAACAATGTTTGA
- a CDS encoding sigma-54-dependent Fis family transcriptional regulator, whose translation MFEVLLIDDEKEMLIGLEKILSSRNNFNITAILEPQKAFDLIKTKKFDLIITDLKMNDFSGIDILKCAKENHLQANVIIISGYGTIEASVEAMQLGAFDFIEKPFTSKKLFQCIDKALEAIAVKTSINDETDPIIKNSGIVYKSPEMKEVIDLVKIIAPQMMNVLIIGESGTGKELVARVIHKLSNRDENPFVPVNCGALPENLFESELFGHERGAFTGAVKTKPGLLEFANQGTFFFDEIGDMSLQLQIKLLRMLEDRKIRRVGGQKEIDIDVRIIAATNKDLEKEVTNGNFREDLFYRLNNMQIHIPPLRQRTDDIMPLLEHYLKGLCEKENKQIKNFSVDAKELLKSYQWPGNVRELQNMIGRAFYLSTSNVIQKEDLPKYILKDDLPISNSILNLQYNDAKDKTISEFETEYLSYHLKKNKGNITKTAIECGLDRRSLHRLIAKYNIIYKE comes from the coding sequence ATGTTTGAAGTACTTTTAATAGATGATGAAAAAGAAATGCTTATTGGCTTGGAAAAAATACTTTCAAGCAGAAATAATTTTAACATTACTGCCATTCTTGAGCCACAGAAAGCATTTGATTTAATTAAAACAAAAAAGTTTGATTTAATTATTACTGATTTAAAAATGAATGATTTTTCCGGGATTGATATTTTAAAGTGTGCTAAAGAAAATCATCTACAAGCAAATGTGATTATCATTTCCGGTTACGGAACAATAGAAGCAAGCGTTGAAGCAATGCAGTTAGGCGCTTTCGACTTTATTGAAAAACCTTTTACATCAAAAAAATTATTTCAATGTATTGATAAAGCTTTAGAAGCGATTGCAGTTAAAACTTCAATTAATGATGAGACCGATCCAATTATTAAAAATTCGGGAATAGTTTATAAAAGTCCCGAAATGAAAGAAGTTATAGATTTAGTAAAAATAATTGCGCCGCAAATGATGAATGTTTTAATAATCGGCGAAAGCGGAACCGGAAAGGAACTTGTAGCAAGAGTAATTCACAAATTAAGCAATAGAGATGAAAATCCATTTGTCCCGGTAAATTGCGGAGCTTTGCCAGAAAATCTTTTTGAAAGCGAGTTATTCGGTCACGAAAGAGGAGCTTTTACCGGAGCCGTAAAAACCAAACCCGGCTTGCTTGAATTTGCAAATCAAGGAACTTTCTTTTTTGATGAAATTGGCGATATGAGTTTGCAATTGCAAATTAAACTTTTACGAATGCTTGAAGATAGAAAAATTAGAAGAGTCGGCGGACAAAAAGAAATTGATATCGATGTTAGAATTATTGCCGCAACAAATAAAGATTTAGAAAAAGAAGTTACAAATGGAAATTTTAGAGAAGATTTATTTTACAGACTAAATAATATGCAAATTCATATTCCGCCATTGCGACAAAGAACCGATGATATTATGCCTTTACTTGAGCATTATCTAAAAGGACTTTGCGAAAAAGAAAATAAACAGATTAAAAATTTTTCTGTTGATGCAAAGGAATTGTTAAAATCATATCAATGGCCGGGAAATGTTAGAGAACTTCAAAATATGATTGGAAGAGCATTTTATTTATCAACATCAAACGTAATTCAAAAAGAAGATTTACCAAAATATATTTTAAAAGATGATTTGCCAATTTCAAACAGCATTTTAAATCTTCAATATAATGATGCAAAAGATAAAACAATAAGCGAATTTGAAACTGAATATCTATCATATCATTTGAAAAAAAATAAAGGCAACATTACAAAAACTGCAATAGAATGCGGATTGGATAGAAGATCGCTTCACAGATTAATTGCTAAGTATAATATTATTTATAAAGAATAA
- a CDS encoding DsrE family protein, with protein MKILIIINDAPYGTEKAYNALRLAMNIQKESSEIEVAIFLMADAVGCGIPNQNTPQGYYNIERMLKSVILKSGKVKACGTCMDARGFTEINLIDGVERSNMKELTDLTLNSDKVITF; from the coding sequence ATGAAAATATTAATCATTATTAACGATGCACCGTATGGAACTGAGAAAGCATATAATGCATTAAGACTTGCAATGAACATTCAGAAAGAAAGTTCAGAAATAGAAGTAGCAATATTTTTGATGGCAGATGCAGTTGGATGTGGAATTCCAAATCAGAATACACCTCAAGGTTATTATAATATTGAAAGAATGTTGAAATCTGTAATTCTTAAAAGTGGAAAAGTTAAAGCATGCGGAACATGTATGGATGCAAGAGGATTTACAGAAATAAATTTAATTGATGGCGTTGAAAGAAGTAATATGAAAGAATTAACAGATTTAACTTTAAATTCGGATAAAGTAATTACTTTTTAA
- a CDS encoding outer membrane beta-barrel protein, with translation MKRIIFILLIFSALVYSQPRSYFSKQNLSKSSTIKLGNFGPSATESGFIIGYESGKYIDRNFDIGWSVDWFNKNYVDQILVEEFNDYYGFFESELNEVRAKTNLHSIPVLFNMTAKFQINQRLSSFVTGGVGVEALLIFYRNYQNTNENEFEGAFDFNWRLGFGVAYQLGRHSDFVAEITYHSSHPSWTYEINDPMIGRKKILEREFDMSGLMARIGFKFYY, from the coding sequence ATGAAACGAATAATTTTTATCCTTTTAATTTTTTCTGCGCTGGTTTATTCACAGCCGAGATCATATTTTTCAAAACAAAATTTGTCAAAATCATCAACAATAAAATTAGGAAATTTCGGTCCATCGGCAACAGAATCCGGATTTATTATTGGTTACGAAAGTGGAAAATATATTGATAGAAATTTTGATATCGGCTGGAGTGTTGACTGGTTTAACAAAAATTATGTAGATCAAATTTTGGTTGAAGAATTTAATGATTATTATGGGTTCTTTGAATCTGAATTGAATGAAGTTCGCGCAAAAACTAATCTTCACAGTATTCCGGTATTATTTAATATGACCGCAAAATTTCAAATCAACCAAAGATTATCATCATTTGTAACCGGTGGAGTTGGAGTTGAAGCGTTATTAATATTTTATAGAAATTATCAAAATACAAATGAAAATGAATTTGAAGGCGCGTTTGATTTTAACTGGAGATTAGGTTTCGGCGTTGCTTATCAATTAGGAAGACATTCGGATTTTGTTGCAGAAATTACATATCATTCTTCTCATCCAAGCTGGACATATGAAATTAATGATCCAATGATTGGACGAAAGAAAATTTTAGAAAGAGAATTTGATATGAGCGGATTGATGGCGAGAATTGGATTTAAATTTTATTATTAA
- the sppA gene encoding signal peptide peptidase SppA: protein MKQFFKFTFAAILGFFISLFILGIFFFIFTFAIISTIDTEETVTVKSNSLMEIKLDFELQERSSKEPNFSFGTIPSFEKVIGLNDLLKSIASAKDDSKIKGIYLDLDNFVSPGISKLTEIRNSLLEFKNSKKIIIAHGNTISEASYYLASVADSIYLTPTGNMEFDGFGIELTFFKKTLEKLDIEAQIFQHGKYKSATEPFRLEKMSEDNKVQLNKFLNSIYDKIISEISSNTKISSQELKNISSGLKINSAEDAHKYGLITNLKYEDEVDSILAKLVNGSTEDEAEKISFKKYFKSENVQNGSSNNRIAVIYANGEITNGDGDEGTIGKENIVKSLDKANENNRVKAIVMRVNSPGGSALTSDLIWRKIKLIKSEKPIIVSMSDLAASGGYYISCAANKIVAEPTTLTGSIGVFGIIPNAQKFFNEKLGITFDEVSTSENSGWATITNPLNEVQKKYIQNQIEEIYVDFVSRVAEGRKMTFAQVDSIGQGRIWSGINAKEIGLIDTLGGINLALKIAAESAGIKDYKIVEYPTQKETFEKIMEMFSSKIGIDFNKYLFGEQLNQIEKLSKALKYTGIQTRLPFEFEIR from the coding sequence ATGAAACAGTTTTTCAAATTTACATTTGCCGCTATACTTGGATTTTTTATTTCACTTTTTATTTTGGGTATATTTTTTTTCATTTTCACATTTGCAATAATTTCTACTATTGATACCGAAGAAACCGTTACCGTTAAAAGTAATTCTTTGATGGAAATTAAATTAGATTTTGAATTGCAAGAAAGATCTTCGAAAGAACCAAATTTTAGTTTCGGTACAATTCCCTCTTTTGAAAAAGTAATTGGATTAAACGATTTATTAAAAAGTATTGCTTCAGCAAAAGATGATTCAAAAATAAAAGGAATTTATTTAGACTTAGATAATTTCGTTTCTCCGGGAATTTCTAAACTAACGGAAATCAGAAATTCATTGTTGGAATTTAAGAATTCTAAAAAAATAATAATTGCTCACGGAAATACAATCAGCGAGGCTTCATATTATTTGGCAAGCGTTGCGGATAGCATTTATTTAACTCCCACCGGAAATATGGAATTTGACGGATTCGGAATTGAACTTACATTTTTCAAAAAAACTCTTGAGAAACTTGATATTGAAGCTCAAATATTTCAGCATGGAAAATACAAAAGTGCAACTGAACCATTCCGACTTGAAAAAATGAGTGAAGATAACAAAGTACAATTAAATAAATTTTTAAATTCAATTTATGATAAAATTATTTCTGAAATTTCTTCGAATACAAAAATTTCATCACAAGAATTAAAAAATATTTCTTCTGGATTAAAAATAAATTCCGCCGAAGATGCCCATAAATACGGACTAATCACAAATTTGAAATACGAAGATGAAGTTGATTCTATTCTCGCAAAATTGGTGAATGGTTCAACTGAAGATGAGGCAGAAAAAATTTCGTTTAAAAAATATTTTAAATCAGAAAATGTACAAAATGGTTCGAGCAATAATAGAATTGCCGTAATTTATGCAAACGGTGAAATTACAAATGGTGATGGTGATGAAGGTACAATCGGTAAGGAAAATATTGTAAAATCACTAGACAAAGCAAATGAAAACAATAGAGTTAAGGCAATTGTAATGCGCGTAAATTCTCCCGGTGGTTCAGCATTAACCTCGGATTTAATTTGGAGAAAAATAAAATTAATTAAAAGTGAAAAACCAATTATTGTTTCGATGAGCGATTTAGCGGCTTCCGGCGGATATTATATTTCATGCGCCGCAAATAAAATAGTTGCAGAACCAACAACATTAACCGGCTCAATTGGAGTTTTCGGAATTATTCCAAATGCTCAGAAATTTTTTAATGAAAAATTAGGAATTACATTTGATGAAGTTTCCACAAGTGAAAACTCCGGCTGGGCAACAATTACAAATCCTTTAAATGAAGTTCAGAAAAAATATATTCAAAACCAGATTGAAGAAATTTATGTTGATTTTGTTTCGCGTGTTGCAGAAGGAAGAAAAATGACTTTTGCACAAGTTGATTCAATTGGACAAGGTAGAATTTGGAGCGGAATAAACGCAAAAGAAATAGGTTTGATTGATACTCTTGGAGGAATAAATTTAGCTTTAAAAATTGCAGCAGAATCTGCCGGAATTAAAGATTATAAAATTGTTGAATACCCAACTCAGAAAGAAACTTTTGAAAAAATTATGGAAATGTTTTCTTCAAAAATTGGAATTGATTTTAATAAATATTTATTTGGTGAGCAACTAAATCAAATTGAAAAATTATCAAAAGCTTTGAAGTACACCGGAATTCAAACAAGGTTACCGTTTGAATTTGAAATTCGATAA
- a CDS encoding ATP-grasp domain-containing protein, giving the protein MKTENPLTVLCLASYEKGFDFLIQCKKIGNRVLLITSQSLIDANWPRDFIDEIFFIPDNKNEWNMENVTKSISYLARTEKIDRIIALDDFDVEKAAKLREHLRIGGMGETTARYFRDKLAMRKKAEEDKISIPNFVHVLNHNEINNFLDSNQPPYILKPRSQAGAIGLKKLYSKEEAWETINNLGDEQSYYLLEQFIEGNIYHVDSIIFNYKIQYALTHEYALPPFEVAHEGRVFCSRTVKFGSKDEKSLLKLNKQVIKSLGLKKGISHSEYIKSKDGKFYFLETSARVGGANIANLIEESSGINYWKEWAIIENLNDNVEYKLPIPQKEYAAIFISLAKQEFPDTNSFNDKEVVWRLNKKYHAGLVIASENYDRITELINDYTKRFYEDFFAYQPIKEKASN; this is encoded by the coding sequence ATGAAAACTGAAAATCCACTAACGGTTTTGTGTTTAGCAAGTTATGAGAAAGGATTCGATTTTTTAATTCAATGTAAAAAAATTGGGAACAGAGTTTTATTAATTACATCGCAAAGTTTAATTGATGCAAATTGGCCAAGAGATTTTATTGATGAAATATTTTTTATTCCGGATAATAAGAATGAATGGAATATGGAAAATGTTACAAAGAGTATCAGCTATTTAGCAAGAACCGAAAAAATTGATAGAATAATTGCGCTTGATGATTTTGATGTTGAGAAAGCCGCAAAGTTAAGAGAGCATTTAAGAATTGGAGGAATGGGCGAAACAACTGCTCGTTATTTCAGAGATAAATTAGCAATGCGAAAAAAAGCTGAAGAAGATAAAATTTCAATCCCGAATTTTGTTCATGTTTTAAATCATAATGAAATAAATAATTTCCTTGATTCAAATCAACCGCCGTATATTCTTAAACCCCGCTCGCAAGCTGGCGCAATTGGATTAAAAAAATTATATTCAAAAGAAGAAGCTTGGGAAACCATAAATAATTTGGGCGATGAACAATCTTATTATTTACTGGAGCAATTTATTGAAGGAAATATTTATCACGTTGATTCAATAATTTTTAATTATAAAATTCAATATGCTTTAACGCATGAATATGCTTTGCCGCCTTTTGAAGTTGCTCATGAAGGAAGAGTTTTTTGTTCACGCACAGTAAAGTTTGGAAGCAAAGATGAAAAATCTTTGTTGAAGTTAAATAAGCAGGTAATAAAATCACTTGGATTGAAGAAGGGAATTTCTCACAGTGAATACATAAAATCGAAAGATGGGAAATTTTATTTTTTAGAAACTTCCGCAAGAGTCGGCGGTGCAAATATTGCAAATTTGATTGAAGAATCTTCGGGAATTAATTATTGGAAGGAATGGGCAATTATTGAAAATTTAAATGATAATGTAGAGTATAAATTACCAATTCCCCAAAAGGAATATGCGGCAATTTTTATTTCATTAGCGAAACAAGAATTTCCCGATACAAATTCTTTCAACGATAAAGAAGTAGTTTGGCGATTGAATAAAAAATATCATGCGGGATTAGTAATTGCTTCTGAAAATTATGATAGAATTACGGAATTAATAAATGATTATACAAAAAGATTTTACGAAGATTTTTTTGCATATCAGCCAATAAAGGAGAAAGCTTCTAATTAA
- a CDS encoding rhodanese-like domain-containing protein: MNELRKLFYLLLIIPILFINTGCSEDDEDPVVVNESEVLVKYLEDDMGDFTNTLAPVTKKAEEVNAAILANDATMYVIDIRSATDYAAGHIKGAVNVALKDIVTHYESNNLASKTTVVIACYSGQTAGYATALLRLLGYSNTFDLFLGMCSWNDATAGGWKGAISNGKAAELSTTAAVKNAAGDLPVLSTGKTTGEEILRARITEMLSTADPFGDIKVSNASVFANLSGYYIANYWSETDYNWGHIPGAVQYTPKADFKLAANLKTLPTNKPVVVYCYTGTTSAFVATYLKVLGYDAKTLLYGMNALAHDTMPGTKFDAAAHVHNYELVQ; the protein is encoded by the coding sequence ATGAACGAATTAAGAAAATTGTTTTACTTGTTGTTAATCATACCAATTTTATTTATTAACACTGGATGCAGCGAAGATGATGAAGATCCTGTTGTAGTTAATGAATCTGAAGTTCTTGTAAAATATCTTGAAGATGATATGGGTGATTTTACAAATACTTTAGCACCAGTAACAAAAAAAGCCGAAGAGGTTAATGCAGCTATTCTAGCTAATGATGCTACAATGTATGTAATTGATATTAGATCAGCAACAGATTATGCTGCTGGTCATATTAAAGGTGCTGTAAACGTTGCATTAAAAGATATTGTTACACATTATGAATCAAATAATCTTGCAAGCAAAACAACAGTTGTAATTGCTTGTTATTCCGGACAAACCGCTGGTTATGCAACAGCTCTTTTACGTTTACTCGGCTACTCAAATACTTTTGATCTTTTCTTAGGAATGTGCAGTTGGAACGACGCTACTGCTGGTGGTTGGAAAGGTGCAATTAGTAATGGAAAAGCTGCTGAATTAAGCACAACCGCAGCAGTAAAAAATGCTGCCGGAGATTTACCAGTTCTAAGCACAGGTAAAACTACAGGTGAAGAAATATTAAGAGCAAGAATTACTGAGATGTTATCAACCGCTGATCCTTTTGGTGATATTAAAGTTTCAAATGCTTCGGTATTTGCAAATCTTTCAGGATATTATATTGCTAATTACTGGTCAGAAACAGATTATAACTGGGGACATATTCCAGGAGCAGTTCAATATACACCAAAAGCAGATTTTAAACTTGCTGCTAATTTAAAAACTTTACCGACAAATAAACCGGTTGTTGTATATTGCTATACTGGAACAACATCAGCATTTGTTGCAACATACTTAAAAGTTTTAGGTTATGATGCAAAAACTTTATTATATGGTATGAACGCATTGGCTCATGATACAATGCCAGGTACAAAATTTGATGCGGCAGCACATGTTCATAATTATGAATTAGTTCAATAA